The Actinomyces faecalis genome includes the window ACGTCGTCTCGGCCCACCGTATGCCCACCGAGATGGTCGACTACGGGCGCACCGCCTCCAGCCGGGGCCTGCGTGTCATCATCGCCGGTGCCGGGGGTGCGGCCCACCTGCCAGGAATGCTGGCGGCGGTCACCGAGCTGCCGGTGATCGGGGTGCCGGTGCCGCTGAGGTACCTCGACGGTATGGACTCGCTGCTCTCCATCGTCCAGATGCCTGCGGGCGTGCCGGTCGCCACCGTCTCGATCGGTGGGGCCCGTAACGCCGGGCTGCTGGCTGCCCGGATCCTGGGGGCAGGAGAGGGGGCTGAGGCCGAGCGCCTGCGTGCGGCCATGCGTGACTTCCAGACCGAGCTGGCTGAGCTGGCGCACGCCAAGGGTGCCCGGCTGCGCGAGCGCCGTTCCCAGCTCTGAGGCCCTGGTCGAGCCCGGGGCCTCCTTCCTGCCCTACGCGGGCTCTGCTGCCACTAGGCTGGTGCCATGAGCATCCTCGTTGCCGGAGGCGCCGGATACATCGGCGCCCACGTCGTCCGTCTGCTGCTTGAGCGTGGGGACGAGGTGATCGTGGTCGATGACCTGTCCTACGGGACGCCCGAGCGTGTCGAGGGCGCGGACCTCCTCCAGCTCGACGTCGCCTCCGACGAGGCGGTCCAGGAGCTGACGGACGTCATGGAGTCTCGCGGGGTGACCGCCGTCATCCACTTTGCCGCGCGCAAGCAGGTGGGTGAGTCCGTGGCGCGCCCGGCCTGGTACTACCAGCAGAACGTCGGCGGTCTGGCCAACATGATGCTCGCGATGGAGCGGGCACGCGTGGACCAGATGATCTTCTCCTCCTCCGCGGCCGTCTACGGCATGCCGCCGGTGGAGGTCGTCCCGGAGGACATCGAGTGCCGGCCCATCAACCCCTACGGTGAGACCAAGCTCATCGGTGAGTGGATGATGGCCAACGCCGAGCGCGCCTGGGGCCTGCGCTGGGCGGGGCTGCGCTACTTCAACGTCGCCGGCGCCGGCTGGGACGACCTGGGGGACATGGCGACCCTCAACCTCATTCCCATGGTCCTGGAGCGCCTGGCCGAGGGGGACACCCCCAAGATCTTCGGCACTGACTACCCCACGCCGGACGGGACCTGCATCCGTGACTACATCCACGTGCGGGACCTGGCGACGGCTCACATCGCCGCGCTGGACTACCTGGCCAGCGGCGAGGACATGGCTGAGCACGTCTTCAATGTCGGCACCGGTCAGGGGGCCAGCGTGCGTGAGGTCGTCTCCAAGGTCATCGCGGCCACGGGTCTCAAGGTCGAGCCGGAGGAGCTGCCCCGCCGCGCAGGCGACCCGCCGCAGCTGATCGGTGACGCCACCCGGATCGGTACCGTGCTGGGCTGGAAGGCAGAGCACGACCTGGACGACATCGTCACCTCCTCCTTCACCTCCTGGCAGGCCGATCCCAACCGTCCGCACTTCGGCTGACCGAGCGCGGGCGCAGCCGCCTGCCGCGACCTGCGGCGCCGCTGCTAGCCGCTGACCTGGTTGAGGTCCGCGGTGCCCAGCTGCCCGGCACGCACCTTGGCGAAGAAGTCGGGGGCGGTGGTGTCCTGGAGCAGGACCGCCGACCCGATGTCGCCGGGGCGGTAGTCCAGGGAGCTGATCGGCGGGGCGCCGGTCAGTCCGTCAGACGAGGCCGAGCGGAAGGCCGCCATCATCTTCGCCAGGTCCGTCGTCCCGGTCTCCTGGTCCACGGTCAGGGCGTGGGTGCCGGCGTCGACGAGGGCGTCCTGACGGGAGAGGCTGGTGAGCGTCCTGGCCGAGACGGCCTCGGAGACGACGGCGGAGATCACCGCCCGCTGACGCAGCCCGCGACCGATGTCCCCGGTCGGGTCGGACTTGCGCATGCGCGAGTAGGCCAGGGCCTTGGTGCCGTCGACCGGCTGGCAGGTGCCCTGCGAGGTGTCCCAGACCAGCCCGGAGTCGGGATCGAAGACGTCGTAGTCCAGGCAGACCTCGACCCCGCCCACGGCGTCCACGACCTGCTCCACGGCTCCCATGCCGACCTCGGCGTAGTGGTCCACGGTCAGGCCCGTGAGGTCCTGGACCGTCTGGACCAGGAGCGGGGCGCCGCCGAAGGAGTAGGAGGCGTTGATCTTGTTGCCTCCGTAGCCAGGAATCGTGACGTAGGTGTCACGCGGCAGGGAGACGAGCGAGGCCTGGCCGTTGGGCGCCTTGTTGAGCACCATGATCGAGTCGGCACGGGCCCCGTCGGTCTCGTCCTGGACGGTGCCGGAGCCGGCGCCTCGTGCGTCGGAGCCGACGATCAGCCAGGTCTCTCCGTCGGAGGTGTCTGGGGCTCCTACGAGCGCGTCGACCCGTCCGAGTCCCGAGCCCACCTCGTGCACGAGCCAGCCTGCTCGTGCGACCACCAGGACCAGGAGCACCACGAGGACGCCAGCCACCCACCGCAGCGGGTGACGACGACGGCGTCGGCGTGCCGGTGCTGGAGCCGGGCCGGGCTGGGCCTGAGACGGGATGCGCGGGTCTCGTGGGTCAGCGGGGCCTGCGCCCGCAAGAGGACGGGCCGGGCGTGGTGCGGGTGTCTGTGCCCGGTAGGCAGGAGGGTAGGAGGCCGGTGGCCGCGCGGAGCCGGGGTGCCGGGTGGCGGTGGGCGCTACCTGCGTGGGCTGGGGGGCAGCCTGAGGAGCTGCTCCGAGCGGGACGGCTGAGGAACCGGGCCGGGCGTGGCTG containing:
- the purE gene encoding 5-(carboxyamino)imidazole ribonucleotide mutase, with the protein product MSDTTRPVVGIVMGSDSDWPTMEAAAQALDELGVGYEADVVSAHRMPTEMVDYGRTASSRGLRVIIAGAGGAAHLPGMLAAVTELPVIGVPVPLRYLDGMDSLLSIVQMPAGVPVATVSIGGARNAGLLAARILGAGEGAEAERLRAAMRDFQTELAELAHAKGARLRERRSQL
- the galE gene encoding UDP-glucose 4-epimerase GalE, which encodes MSILVAGGAGYIGAHVVRLLLERGDEVIVVDDLSYGTPERVEGADLLQLDVASDEAVQELTDVMESRGVTAVIHFAARKQVGESVARPAWYYQQNVGGLANMMLAMERARVDQMIFSSSAAVYGMPPVEVVPEDIECRPINPYGETKLIGEWMMANAERAWGLRWAGLRYFNVAGAGWDDLGDMATLNLIPMVLERLAEGDTPKIFGTDYPTPDGTCIRDYIHVRDLATAHIAALDYLASGEDMAEHVFNVGTGQGASVREVVSKVIAATGLKVEPEELPRRAGDPPQLIGDATRIGTVLGWKAEHDLDDIVTSSFTSWQADPNRPHFG
- a CDS encoding LCP family protein, translating into MTSTDSGDLPPSFAPGSGQPRRRRDHRGPSAQPARTGAEAGPSSVPPSYQPARSPQAAAPREAAAGTRASAAAGQHRQQPPTPSPSPEAHRRWDQAVASSGRQAGPTRSARAPGEGAAHQDPRSGAPRRPSAAGRSHARPGSSAVPLGAAPQAAPQPTQVAPTATRHPGSARPPASYPPAYRAQTPAPRPARPLAGAGPADPRDPRIPSQAQPGPAPAPARRRRRRHPLRWVAGVLVVLLVLVVARAGWLVHEVGSGLGRVDALVGAPDTSDGETWLIVGSDARGAGSGTVQDETDGARADSIMVLNKAPNGQASLVSLPRDTYVTIPGYGGNKINASYSFGGAPLLVQTVQDLTGLTVDHYAEVGMGAVEQVVDAVGGVEVCLDYDVFDPDSGLVWDTSQGTCQPVDGTKALAYSRMRKSDPTGDIGRGLRQRAVISAVVSEAVSARTLTSLSRQDALVDAGTHALTVDQETGTTDLAKMMAAFRSASSDGLTGAPPISSLDYRPGDIGSAVLLQDTTAPDFFAKVRAGQLGTADLNQVSG